Proteins from a single region of Bdellovibrio bacteriovorus HD100:
- a CDS encoding LysR family transcriptional regulator, with amino-acid sequence MDKNQLDGLLALKLVAEKRNFTAAAEELGISPPAISKMIKQLEKRLGVALLTRTTRSTSLTEAGIRFLGQAGPGLEQILSAITSVGSYADKPSGVLRINLPRATYQPYIEPLLASFAKKYPDITVDLYFSDQTEDVVQSGFDAGIRHSDILAQDMVAVRISGPIRFVVVGSKKYLDKMGRPKTPKDLLLHNCLKFRFGSSSVYDRWEFEHNGRDFQVHVKGSVIMNDPLLLVDAAVGGMGLTYVLEDTVKDYLKSGKLEVVLNQFAPSSAGYFLYYPKRSQVQPKLRAFIGHIKEHLNVR; translated from the coding sequence ATGGATAAGAATCAATTAGATGGACTGTTGGCCTTGAAACTGGTGGCAGAGAAGCGCAACTTCACAGCTGCCGCGGAAGAGTTGGGAATTTCTCCACCTGCGATCAGTAAAATGATCAAACAGTTGGAGAAACGTTTGGGAGTAGCATTGCTAACCCGCACAACAAGAAGCACCAGTTTAACCGAGGCCGGAATCAGGTTTTTAGGTCAAGCAGGTCCGGGTCTTGAGCAGATTCTTTCTGCAATTACCAGTGTTGGATCATATGCGGATAAACCCTCGGGTGTTCTGAGGATTAATCTTCCAAGGGCCACATATCAACCGTATATCGAACCTCTTCTGGCGAGCTTCGCGAAAAAGTATCCGGATATTACCGTGGATCTCTATTTTTCTGATCAGACCGAAGACGTTGTGCAAAGTGGTTTTGATGCTGGGATCAGGCATTCCGACATCCTGGCGCAGGATATGGTGGCCGTGAGGATATCCGGGCCCATTCGTTTTGTGGTGGTAGGTTCAAAGAAGTATCTGGATAAGATGGGTCGTCCCAAAACACCAAAGGATCTACTGTTACACAACTGCTTAAAGTTTCGTTTCGGAAGCTCTAGTGTTTATGACCGATGGGAATTCGAGCACAACGGCCGGGATTTTCAGGTACATGTAAAAGGTTCGGTGATTATGAATGATCCATTGCTATTGGTTGATGCGGCCGTAGGGGGAATGGGGCTGACCTACGTCCTTGAAGATACCGTCAAGGACTATCTGAAGTCCGGAAAGCTAGAGGTGGTCTTAAATCAGTTTGCTCCGTCTAGTGCGGGGTACTTTCTATATTATCCGAAGCGCTCCCAAGTTCAGCCAAAGCTCAGGGCTTTTATTGGTCATATCAAAGAGCACTTGAATGTTCGTTAG
- a CDS encoding cyclophilin-like fold protein — MARSLIFVIVVILTGSIAKAESMKRIRFTIGKNSAIAVLYNTQAAREFAAQLPLTLTFKDFASKEKIAYPPRKLSGKSKQNSEGDFAYYAPWGNIAVFYKEEASATADLLILGQFESGKQFFHVGGSFEVKIEALE; from the coding sequence ATGGCAAGGTCATTGATTTTCGTTATCGTCGTTATTCTTACCGGAAGCATAGCAAAGGCAGAAAGTATGAAAAGAATCCGATTCACTATTGGAAAGAACAGTGCCATCGCAGTTCTTTATAACACTCAGGCTGCGAGGGAATTCGCAGCGCAGTTACCACTGACTTTGACATTTAAGGATTTCGCATCAAAAGAAAAGATCGCATATCCGCCGCGAAAGCTATCCGGCAAGAGCAAGCAGAACTCGGAAGGTGACTTTGCCTACTACGCCCCTTGGGGAAATATTGCCGTTTTCTATAAAGAAGAAGCTTCCGCAACTGCCGACTTGCTTATTCTAGGACAGTTTGAATCCGGAAAACAGTTCTTCCATGTGGGTGGATCTTTTGAAGTGAAGATAGAGGCTTTAGAATAA
- a CDS encoding MFS transporter, with protein sequence MKAASSWSGIWALTLGVSGLMIAEFLPAGLLTSLASDLRISEGAAGQAVTATSIFAVIASLLVAYLTRKYNRRTVLLWLSSCMAISSLVVAAAPNLPVLLAGRAFLGIALGGFWSMSTAIAIRLVPAESVPKALSIIFGGASFAALLAAPLGSFLGDFIGWRNVFTLAALMGAVAFIWQYVALPSLSPTGEVKLRTTWDVLKIPNMLVGLVAINLAFGGRFASLTYMKPFLEQITMLKSSGVSLSFLIFDLAFFLGTLIAGRLITRSLRYGLTFAPLVLAASSLGLIAFGSQVVPTVLLLIIFGAAFAPIPVAWSTWTANTAPESTETAGGLYVASVQLSAAVGAMLGGVAFDSIGSKGVFWMSGLSWGLSALVVFLFIGSALEQIRGAKGEQWQGH encoded by the coding sequence ATGAAAGCCGCTTCTTCATGGAGCGGCATCTGGGCCCTGACGCTTGGAGTGTCAGGGCTTATGATCGCCGAATTCCTTCCAGCAGGTCTTTTGACATCTTTGGCAAGCGACTTAAGAATTTCTGAAGGGGCCGCCGGACAAGCTGTCACCGCAACGTCGATCTTTGCCGTTATCGCAAGTTTATTGGTTGCCTACTTGACCCGCAAATACAATCGCCGAACCGTTCTGCTATGGCTATCGAGCTGCATGGCTATTTCCAGTCTGGTCGTGGCCGCCGCACCAAATCTGCCGGTACTTCTTGCCGGGAGAGCCTTTTTGGGAATCGCTCTAGGAGGATTCTGGTCTATGTCCACCGCCATCGCTATTCGACTTGTCCCTGCTGAGTCCGTTCCCAAAGCCCTTTCCATTATATTTGGCGGAGCCTCTTTTGCCGCCCTGCTTGCCGCGCCCCTAGGAAGCTTTCTTGGAGATTTCATCGGCTGGAGGAACGTTTTTACTTTAGCCGCCCTTATGGGGGCTGTCGCATTTATTTGGCAATACGTGGCTTTGCCATCCCTATCACCGACAGGCGAAGTCAAACTGCGCACCACTTGGGATGTTTTAAAAATCCCCAATATGCTTGTGGGTCTAGTTGCTATCAATCTTGCCTTCGGTGGCCGCTTTGCTTCACTGACTTACATGAAACCCTTCCTGGAACAAATCACCATGCTAAAGTCATCAGGGGTTTCTTTGTCGTTTCTGATCTTTGATTTGGCTTTCTTTTTAGGAACCCTTATCGCCGGTCGGCTTATTACAAGAAGCCTTCGCTATGGTCTGACTTTCGCGCCACTCGTTCTTGCAGCTTCATCGTTGGGGCTTATTGCATTCGGGTCCCAAGTCGTACCGACCGTTCTGCTTCTTATCATTTTCGGTGCCGCCTTCGCACCCATTCCTGTAGCATGGTCCACATGGACTGCTAACACCGCACCAGAAAGCACAGAAACTGCCGGTGGTCTTTATGTCGCATCTGTTCAGCTGTCAGCCGCGGTTGGCGCCATGCTTGGCGGTGTCGCATTTGACAGTATCGGATCCAAAGGAGTTTTTTGGATGAGCGGTCTTTCTTGGGGGCTATCTGCCTTGGTGGTTTTTCTTTTTATTGGTAGCGCCCTGGAGCAAATAAGAGGCGCAAAGGGGGAGCAATGGCAAGGTCATTGA
- a CDS encoding restriction endonuclease subunit S, giving the protein MSSFPADWDKHILDELLEDNFNITYGVVQPGDEAPNGVKFIRGGDFPKGKIEENKLRTISKDISESYKRTVLNGGELLVALVGYPGTVAVVPRSLRGANIARQTALIRLAPKYLNTYVKYFLESDFGQGEILRGSLGSAQQVINLKDLKLVQVYTPKIDEQKKIAEFLTSVDKVIELTEIEIEKLQNLKKGMMQDLLSKGIGHSTTIESAVGPVPKSWSIEVLSDLVLKGRKITYGIVQPGSYDERGVLLVRGQDYISGWAEAGEVFKVSVEIEKKFERARLNVGDVVICIAGAGVGAVNVVPMRFNGANITQTTARVSCDEKKILGKYLYYYLQEGTGLKQIQKYIKGSAQPGLNLNDVEKFLIKVPPLAEQSSIVKALDSVELKVENTKVLLAKYQSLKKALMQDLLTGRVRVKV; this is encoded by the coding sequence ATGAGTAGTTTTCCTGCTGATTGGGATAAACACATCTTAGATGAGTTGTTAGAAGATAATTTTAATATTACCTATGGAGTGGTTCAACCTGGGGATGAAGCACCAAATGGCGTTAAATTTATTAGAGGGGGAGATTTTCCAAAAGGAAAAATCGAAGAAAATAAATTAAGGACCATATCTAAAGATATCTCCGAGTCCTATAAGAGAACAGTTTTGAATGGTGGTGAGCTATTAGTCGCTTTAGTTGGTTACCCTGGGACAGTTGCAGTCGTTCCGAGGTCATTAAGAGGAGCGAACATTGCAAGACAAACCGCTCTGATCCGCCTTGCTCCAAAATATTTAAATACATATGTGAAATATTTTTTAGAGTCTGATTTCGGGCAGGGAGAAATTTTGCGTGGAAGTTTAGGTTCTGCTCAGCAAGTTATAAACTTGAAAGATTTGAAGCTGGTTCAAGTCTATACACCAAAGATTGATGAGCAAAAGAAAATTGCAGAATTTCTCACATCAGTAGATAAAGTCATTGAGCTGACCGAAATTGAAATCGAAAAACTCCAAAATCTTAAAAAAGGGATGATGCAAGATCTTTTATCAAAAGGGATTGGTCATTCAACAACTATTGAAAGCGCAGTGGGTCCAGTTCCAAAATCGTGGTCGATCGAAGTATTATCAGATTTAGTTCTAAAGGGTCGAAAAATTACTTATGGAATTGTACAACCAGGCTCATACGATGAAAGAGGTGTTTTGCTTGTCAGAGGTCAGGACTATATAAGCGGTTGGGCAGAAGCAGGCGAAGTTTTTAAGGTTTCTGTTGAAATTGAAAAAAAATTTGAACGGGCAAGATTGAATGTTGGTGATGTTGTTATTTGTATAGCAGGTGCGGGAGTTGGGGCAGTGAACGTAGTACCAATGCGATTTAACGGCGCAAATATTACCCAGACAACTGCAAGGGTTTCTTGTGATGAAAAAAAGATTTTGGGTAAGTACTTGTACTATTACCTACAAGAGGGCACAGGCCTAAAGCAAATCCAAAAGTATATCAAAGGTTCTGCACAGCCTGGGCTTAATTTGAATGACGTTGAAAAATTTCTTATCAAGGTGCCACCATTAGCTGAACAGTCGTCTATAGTTAAAGCTTTAGATTCAGTGGAATTGAAAGTAGAAAATACAAAGGTCTTATTGGCGAAATATCAGAGTCTAAAAAAAGCCCTCATGCAAGACCTTCTCACTGGAAGAGTTCGAGTAAAAGTATAA
- a CDS encoding type I restriction endonuclease subunit R — MDSVLFKERIASQIPAVKLLINSGYEYLTPNDCILERGDTDTVLLKTTLKKALLRINSFEHEGKRLPIPENLVDEAIKELTDWSNTNLRTDNKNLFYHLLNGKGLSFLFNGIKKSAHLHFFDFINIENNILQVTEEFSVQRNGRKQHYIPDIVILINGLPLAAIECKKPGLPDAVKKGIEQQLRNQNRTGITKFYLFQQILGSVAGSTGAKYGTIGTSEEFWAIWKESKYDSKESLLKKLVNQEIDSKVKDKIFEFRAYSDRRAMEVIWDSGSREVTIQDQCIHFVFRPDRLLDIIQNFIIFENDTKIAPRHQQYFAVKESLKRVQTIKEDGARDGGVIWHTTGSGKSYTMVMLAKSLADAVEFKSKNAKIIVVTDRVDLDEQITETFEKCGKAPVQAKSGEHLSELIQSRGYSVLTTIIDKFESVAKSHKVTDESENVFVLVDEGHRSQFGETHALMKNTFKKAAFIAFTGTPIRKVKKDEAVAKSTEVQFGEFIHKYTMENALEDGAVCPIVYEGRMGELNGNKDQLDRWFDRVTKDLNEEQKAALKKRFSMEEEILKADDRIRAIALDIKNHYRENFRQEGEPTKDFMKGQLATNTKGEALAYKRYLDEFGIRTSLVISPPEMREGSKSIEDDDRPEVVKFWDECMKRYGSAKKYQDTIIDNFKKDDVPEILIVVDKLLTGFDAPRNAVLYIDKKLKEHNVLQAIARVNRLYPRKSEGLVIDYRGIFDDMTQAIDFYRKMEGNDIDLEDIKDTLFDKSEEVKKLDPAIKSLNEHFSSISNMTDDEEIGRYLADENRRKDFYEKFRHFHNVYKLALGYAKWTYETPEQKKNEYARKYKFYANLRTVIKERYPDGINYEDYIADIRRLVDVNLKADPPKLIVERFDIFNKEKFEEETKAKSKGARADIIKGMASSHISERFDEDPIFYKNLSQVIEETYLKYIDRRISEADYLSMMEDVASRLTIDLDSDVPAEVSGQQTTKAYYRVVETIKNKIPKLEPDQITNLALKIDEIVKKHAVKDWHLGTDIEKKIIGSIEVEVFYYLEDNFAVRFSDEEMREVTDNVLLIAKRLDYR; from the coding sequence ATGGATTCAGTACTATTCAAGGAACGAATAGCTTCACAAATACCAGCTGTAAAACTACTGATCAACTCAGGGTATGAATATCTTACTCCTAATGATTGCATTTTAGAGCGTGGTGATACTGATACTGTACTATTAAAGACGACGCTAAAGAAAGCGCTTTTGCGGATTAACTCATTCGAGCATGAGGGTAAGCGTCTTCCGATCCCTGAAAATCTAGTCGATGAGGCAATTAAAGAACTCACTGATTGGTCAAATACTAACCTGCGAACTGATAACAAAAATCTTTTCTACCATCTTCTAAATGGAAAGGGTTTGAGCTTTCTATTTAATGGGATCAAAAAGAGTGCTCATTTGCATTTCTTTGACTTCATAAATATCGAAAATAATATTTTACAAGTCACCGAAGAGTTTTCTGTTCAAAGAAATGGACGAAAACAACATTATATTCCCGACATTGTGATCCTCATAAATGGACTACCTCTGGCTGCAATCGAATGTAAGAAGCCAGGGTTGCCAGATGCGGTAAAAAAAGGAATCGAACAACAACTAAGAAATCAAAACAGAACTGGAATCACAAAGTTCTATTTGTTTCAGCAAATTCTCGGCTCAGTCGCTGGGAGCACGGGTGCCAAATATGGCACTATTGGAACGTCTGAAGAGTTCTGGGCCATTTGGAAAGAATCCAAATACGACTCAAAAGAAAGTCTTTTAAAAAAATTAGTGAATCAGGAGATTGATAGTAAAGTTAAAGATAAGATTTTTGAATTTAGAGCATACTCAGATAGAAGGGCAATGGAGGTCATTTGGGATAGCGGGTCTCGCGAAGTAACAATACAGGATCAATGTATTCACTTCGTCTTTCGGCCTGATCGCCTTCTTGACATTATTCAAAACTTTATTATTTTTGAAAACGACACAAAAATTGCTCCAAGACACCAGCAATATTTTGCAGTTAAAGAGAGTTTAAAAAGAGTCCAGACCATTAAAGAAGATGGGGCAAGAGATGGTGGTGTAATATGGCATACAACGGGCTCGGGCAAGTCGTATACCATGGTAATGCTGGCGAAGTCTTTGGCGGATGCAGTTGAATTTAAAAGCAAGAACGCAAAGATTATTGTGGTAACAGATCGAGTTGATCTTGACGAACAAATTACAGAGACTTTTGAGAAATGCGGAAAGGCTCCTGTTCAGGCGAAGTCTGGCGAACATCTATCAGAGTTAATCCAGTCGAGAGGATATAGTGTTTTAACTACAATCATTGATAAGTTTGAATCAGTAGCAAAATCTCATAAAGTTACTGATGAATCAGAAAATGTATTTGTACTTGTTGATGAGGGGCATCGATCTCAATTTGGAGAGACTCATGCTCTGATGAAAAATACATTTAAAAAAGCAGCATTTATTGCCTTCACTGGCACCCCCATTCGGAAAGTAAAAAAGGACGAGGCAGTAGCTAAGTCTACCGAGGTACAATTTGGTGAGTTTATACACAAATACACCATGGAGAATGCGCTCGAGGATGGTGCGGTTTGCCCAATTGTTTATGAAGGGCGGATGGGGGAACTTAATGGTAACAAAGATCAGTTGGACCGATGGTTCGATAGAGTGACTAAGGACCTAAATGAGGAGCAAAAAGCAGCTTTAAAGAAGCGCTTTAGCATGGAAGAGGAAATTCTAAAGGCCGACGATCGAATACGGGCGATTGCTCTTGATATTAAAAATCATTACCGAGAGAACTTTCGTCAGGAGGGGGAGCCAACGAAAGACTTCATGAAAGGTCAGCTTGCAACCAATACTAAAGGCGAAGCCCTAGCCTATAAGAGATATCTCGATGAATTTGGAATCAGAACATCATTGGTAATTTCACCGCCTGAAATGAGGGAGGGTTCTAAGTCAATCGAAGATGACGATAGGCCCGAGGTTGTAAAGTTCTGGGATGAGTGCATGAAAAGATATGGTAGTGCCAAGAAGTACCAAGACACCATTATCGATAATTTTAAGAAAGACGATGTGCCTGAAATTTTGATTGTTGTCGATAAACTACTTACAGGCTTTGATGCCCCGAGAAATGCTGTCCTTTATATCGATAAAAAACTAAAAGAGCACAATGTACTGCAGGCTATTGCAAGGGTTAATCGACTATATCCAAGAAAGTCCGAAGGCCTAGTAATTGATTATCGGGGCATCTTTGACGACATGACCCAGGCCATAGATTTCTATAGAAAAATGGAAGGCAATGACATTGACCTAGAGGATATCAAGGACACTCTATTTGATAAATCTGAAGAAGTTAAAAAGCTTGATCCCGCAATCAAATCTTTAAATGAGCATTTTTCTTCAATTTCTAATATGACAGATGACGAGGAGATAGGACGATATTTAGCAGATGAAAATCGTCGCAAAGACTTCTACGAAAAGTTTCGTCATTTCCATAATGTTTATAAGCTTGCTCTTGGATATGCAAAGTGGACTTACGAAACCCCTGAACAGAAGAAGAATGAGTATGCTCGAAAATATAAATTCTATGCAAATCTTAGAACAGTCATAAAAGAGAGATACCCAGACGGCATTAATTATGAGGATTACATTGCCGATATAAGACGGCTGGTTGATGTTAACTTGAAGGCTGATCCACCGAAGCTTATCGTCGAAAGATTTGATATTTTCAATAAAGAGAAATTTGAGGAAGAAACCAAAGCTAAATCAAAAGGAGCAAGGGCTGATATCATTAAAGGTATGGCTTCTAGTCACATTTCTGAAAGGTTTGATGAAGATCCAATTTTTTATAAAAATCTTTCTCAAGTAATTGAAGAGACCTATCTCAAGTATATCGACCGTAGAATTTCAGAGGCTGATTATTTGTCAATGATGGAAGACGTTGCTTCAAGATTAACAATAGATCTAGATTCAGACGTTCCTGCAGAAGTGTCTGGGCAACAAACTACCAAGGCATATTACCGAGTTGTAGAGACAATAAAAAATAAGATTCCCAAGCTCGAGCCAGACCAGATTACGAATTTAGCTCTCAAGATAGATGAGATAGTAAAGAAACATGCAGTTAAAGACTGGCATCTTGGAACAGATATTGAAAAGAAAATAATTGGCTCTATCGAGGTAGAGGTGTTTTACTACCTAGAAGATAATTTTGCAGTCCGATTTTCGGATGAAGAAATGCGAGAAGTTACGGATAACGTATTATTGATCGCTAAGAGATTGGACTATAGATAA
- a CDS encoding M48 family metallopeptidase, giving the protein MNRIELDNKEIIYQLKNSKRKTLGLEIDHSGSLIVTAPEYIPISKIEDVIRGKKTWILEKIAEKKANFLIQPSRKFVSGESVYIFGRQYFLKVEFGDPEGIVLAHNRVVLTVKDEQYAAQFMAEWLDQQLEKAIQSIWTKCLERFVAITDTTVKPKYRIHPMKNRWGSCTASGLITLNSKLISANIECIEYVILHELTHLVHFDHNEDFQDTLKALCPNYKLLKKKLDENTVLFE; this is encoded by the coding sequence ATGAATAGAATTGAGTTGGATAATAAGGAAATTATCTATCAATTGAAAAATTCCAAACGAAAGACACTTGGTCTGGAAATTGACCATTCAGGTTCACTCATAGTGACAGCGCCAGAATACATTCCCATTTCTAAGATCGAAGATGTTATTCGAGGAAAGAAAACATGGATATTAGAAAAGATCGCAGAAAAGAAAGCAAATTTTCTAATACAGCCATCTCGAAAGTTTGTGTCTGGTGAGTCTGTATATATTTTTGGTCGACAATATTTTCTTAAAGTAGAGTTTGGAGATCCTGAAGGCATTGTGCTCGCGCACAATAGGGTGGTCTTGACCGTGAAAGACGAGCAATATGCCGCACAATTTATGGCTGAATGGTTAGATCAGCAGCTAGAGAAGGCAATTCAAAGTATTTGGACTAAGTGTCTAGAGAGATTTGTGGCTATAACTGACACAACAGTTAAACCAAAATATAGAATACACCCAATGAAGAACAGATGGGGATCATGCACCGCAAGTGGATTGATCACCCTAAATTCTAAACTAATAAGCGCAAATATAGAATGTATTGAGTATGTGATTCTTCACGAGCTAACACACCTTGTCCACTTCGATCACAATGAAGATTTCCAGGACACATTAAAGGCCTTATGTCCCAATTATAAGCTCCTTAAAAAGAAATTAGATGAAAATACTGTTTTATTTGAATAG
- a CDS encoding GIY-YIG nuclease family protein, with protein sequence MQATASMYVYSIKSINHPKFYIGITADPKQRLADHNNGKSPPIPWKQHCGFWKPLILKPLSSLQKIHPHGRTVFRIQTVLE encoded by the coding sequence ATGCAAGCGACAGCGAGCATGTACGTCTATTCAATTAAAAGCATAAATCATCCAAAGTTCTATATCGGCATCACCGCAGATCCAAAACAACGCCTCGCCGACCACAATAACGGGAAATCCCCGCCTATACCTTGGAAGCAACATTGTGGGTTTTGGAAACCTCTTATTCTAAAGCCTCTATCTTCACTTCAAAAGATCCACCCACATGGAAGAACTGTTTTCCGGATTCAAACTGTCCTAGAATAA
- a CDS encoding DUF938 domain-containing protein has protein sequence MELPFSAAADRNKEPILEVLKKVIRPEDRNLLEVGAGTGQHAVYLAPFFPRMEWTPTEVAENLPMLRERIQQSGIPNIKTPFRMVVGEDDFPIRTFDVILTINTFHIMSWKECKTFIKLIAGRLEEGGKVLIYGPFNYNGKFTTPSNEEFDKSLRERDPQSGIRNFEDVLAAMFKNGFEFVKDFEMPANNRMLLFRRLKFVRKK, from the coding sequence ATGGAACTACCATTCTCCGCTGCTGCCGATCGTAATAAAGAACCCATTCTGGAAGTTCTTAAGAAAGTGATTCGTCCCGAAGACCGCAACCTGCTCGAGGTTGGTGCCGGTACGGGACAACACGCTGTTTACCTGGCGCCCTTCTTCCCAAGGATGGAGTGGACTCCGACCGAAGTGGCAGAGAACCTGCCGATGCTTCGTGAGCGCATCCAACAAAGCGGGATTCCGAATATCAAAACCCCCTTCCGTATGGTTGTCGGGGAGGATGATTTCCCGATTCGCACTTTCGACGTGATTCTGACGATCAATACATTCCACATCATGTCCTGGAAAGAGTGTAAGACTTTTATCAAATTGATCGCAGGCCGCTTGGAAGAAGGCGGGAAGGTTTTGATCTACGGGCCGTTCAACTATAACGGCAAGTTCACGACCCCTAGCAATGAAGAGTTCGACAAGTCCCTGCGTGAACGAGATCCGCAAAGTGGCATCCGCAATTTTGAAGATGTGCTGGCGGCGATGTTTAAGAATGGTTTTGAGTTCGTGAAAGATTTCGAAATGCCAGCGAACAATCGCATGCTTCTTTTCCGTAGGCTTAAATTCGTAAGAAAGAAGTGA
- a CDS encoding alpha/beta hydrolase has protein sequence MKNLKMISLVTAIAGALTVHTNLSHAQDMSNGAANFYKSDKVTVKKVTFNSQYNIKVAGNLFIPKEVSKDSKIPAIIVGHPMGAVKEQSSNLYATKLAEQGFVTLAIDLPFWGESEGKPRNTVGPDIYAEAFSAAVDYLGSQNFVDKNRIGVLGICGSGSFAISAAKIDPRMKAIATVSMYDMGAASRNGLKKGLSLEQRKELIKAAVEQREIEFAGGKTKYTGGTVHKVSESSTAIEREFYDFYRTPRGEFTPKNSSRDLTTHPTLSSNTKFMNFYPFNDIETISPRPMMFVTGKNAHSREFSEDAYKRAAEPKELVIIPGAGHVDLYDRVGLIPFEKIALFFKTNLK, from the coding sequence ATGAAAAATCTAAAAATGATCAGCTTGGTAACAGCCATTGCAGGGGCATTAACTGTGCATACCAATCTTTCCCATGCGCAGGACATGTCTAATGGTGCTGCCAATTTCTATAAGAGCGATAAAGTGACTGTTAAAAAAGTAACTTTTAACAGTCAGTACAACATCAAAGTTGCAGGAAACCTCTTTATCCCTAAGGAAGTCAGCAAAGACAGCAAGATCCCAGCAATCATCGTCGGGCACCCGATGGGAGCTGTTAAAGAACAAAGTTCAAACCTGTACGCGACAAAGCTGGCCGAACAAGGTTTTGTAACTCTTGCTATTGATTTGCCATTTTGGGGAGAAAGTGAAGGTAAGCCTCGCAACACGGTCGGACCGGACATTTATGCCGAAGCTTTCAGTGCCGCCGTGGATTATCTTGGAAGCCAAAACTTCGTAGATAAAAATCGAATCGGCGTCCTCGGCATTTGTGGTAGTGGCAGTTTTGCCATCAGTGCAGCAAAGATCGATCCACGAATGAAGGCAATTGCCACAGTGAGCATGTATGACATGGGCGCCGCAAGCCGAAACGGTCTGAAGAAAGGCTTGTCCTTGGAACAACGAAAGGAACTCATCAAAGCAGCTGTCGAACAACGGGAAATCGAATTTGCTGGCGGAAAAACAAAATACACCGGTGGAACTGTTCATAAAGTCTCAGAAAGCTCCACCGCCATTGAGCGTGAATTCTACGACTTCTATCGCACTCCTCGTGGCGAGTTTACACCGAAAAATTCCTCTCGAGATCTGACGACCCATCCAACACTCTCCAGCAACACGAAGTTCATGAACTTCTATCCTTTCAATGACATCGAAACCATTTCTCCTCGTCCCATGATGTTCGTCACTGGCAAAAACGCCCACTCCAGAGAGTTTAGCGAGGATGCTTACAAGCGTGCCGCAGAACCAAAGGAACTGGTGATTATCCCTGGGGCCGGACACGTGGATCTATACGACAGAGTCGGATTGATTCCGTTTGAAAAAATCGCACTGTTTTTCAAAACGAATCTAAAGTAA